The Haloarcula rubripromontorii region ATCGTCCTGCACCACACCGGGCTGGATGCGCGCCGTCTGCTCGTCCGGCCGGATATCGAGGATATCGTCCATGTGCCGGGACATATCCAGCACGACACAGCCCGGGCCGACGGTCTGCCCGGCGAGCGATGACCCGGTTCCGCGAGGGAGTATCGGAACGCCGTGGGCCGTCGCCACGTCGACGGCCGCTCGCACGTCGTCGATATCGGTCGGATACACGACTCCGGCCGGTTCGGCGCGGTAGATGCTTCCGTCCGTCGCGTACAGAATCCGGGCGTATTCGTCGAACTCAACCCCACCAGAGACCCGCGAGCGGAGCGCTTCTGCAAGGTCTCGATACGCGTCGACATCCGGTCGGTCCAGGTCCAGCTCCTGTGCTGACCAGGTGTCATCGACGTTTTCAATCGCCATACGGGTATTCAGGGGTAATAATCATTAAAGTCTGTGGCATGCGGTCACAATTCGCTCTGGGTCGCCCGCCAGCTATTTGCCCGAGGGCACTGGAAGCGGTGTATGGGCAGCGCACGCATACTTCACATGTGCCTGAACGTGGCCGACGCCACAGAATCGATCGCATTCTACGAGCAGTTCGGCTTCGAGGAGTCCTGGCAGTTCACCACGCCGGACGGCGAGACGACGAACTACTACGTGGCCGACGACAACGGCGTCGAACTGCAACTCTCCGAGACAGAAGGCGAGACGAGTTTCGAGATGGGGGACGGCTGGGACCACCTCGCACTCGGCGTGGACGACGTCGACGCGACGGTCGACCGCATCGACCACCACGGCGTCGTCAAGGAGCCGGGACCACAGCCCGAGGCCGGCGCGTACACGGCCTTCGTGGCGGACCCCGACGGCCATCACGTCGAACTCATCGAACCGCTGGAAGACTGAGGCTTTCGCGTTTCGAGTGACGAAATACGGACTGCTGACGGTCAGTTTCCGACGGCGGTCGCCCGCTCGACCACGTCGGCCCCGTACATCTCCTCCAGTTCCTCGTGCTGGTCCGGCCGGTGTTCGTAGACGTCCTGGAACAGCGTAATCGGCGTCTGGGCAGCCTGGTAGGTCGCCTCGTCCCACATCCGGTCTTTGCTGACCTCGACCTCGACGCCGTCGATGACCAGCGTCGCGGCCTGTGTCATTGCGATGGCACCTTTGCCGGCTTCCTTGGCGGCCTCGAACTCCTCCATCGAGTCCACGATGTCGTTCATGCTGGGGATGTACGCGGTGCGGTCGAGCAGTTCCTCGGTGAGTTCGTCCTCGTCCAGTTCCAGCCGCTCACCGCCCGCTCGCATGACGTATCCGCCGTCACCGTCCGCCTCCAGTGAGAGGTCGTCGCCGTCGTACACCTGCTTGCCGTCCTGTGCTTCGAGTTCGACCTCCTGCCCGCCGGCTTCGAGCAGCCAGCTCCCGGTCTTGGGCGGGAGCGGGGCCGTGTTCGCCTCCACGACCTGGCCCGGCGTCAGCGACCAGATGCCGGTCATTCCCTTCGCGCGGTTGTCCTGCATCCGCTCGCGGTAGCCTTCGACATCGCGGATGTCGTCGTAGGGCCCGTCGACGGCGATGAGGCCCGCAGCGCTGGCTCCCCGAGAGGTGTTGTGGCGCAGTTCCGGCCACGGCGGGAGTTCGCCGGTGGGCGTCATCGCGCGCATGTCTTTCGTGTAGTCGACCTCGCCGTCGACCAGCAGGAACATGCGTTCGAGGTTGTTCGAGGGCTTGCCCATCTCGTCCCGCAGGTCGCCCATCGCCAGTTCGGCCTCGCCGCTCTCGACGATGACCGACATCGAGAGGCTCCCTTCTTCGAGTCCGTGTTCGTTCTCGATGATGGTGAAGAACTCGTCGGCCTTCTTCCAGTCGTCGATGTCGCCGACCTCAGGAATGACGAAGCCGTCGATGTGTTCGACGGCACCGTTTTCGGGGTCGGCAATCTCCAGCATCTGCTGGAAGCCCTGATAGCGGGTCGACGGCGACTCGCGGTGCCAGACGACGCGCGGGTGTATCTCGCCGGGGAAGTCGGCCCCCTGTTCGGAGACCACGTCGATGATGTTCTCGACGCCCTCCTCGCGCATGTTCGGGGCCGTCGCGTCCTCGTTGTCCGGGACCCAGACGTCCGGGGCCTGCAGGCCGCGGAGCTGGCCCGCGCTTCGCAGCATCTTCGCAGAATCCTCCTCACCGTCCACCGCTGTCGGGGAAGTAAAGAACGTTCTGACGAACTCGCGGTCGTAGTGTCGCGTCACACTCATAACTCGTCTCAAAGAACCAAACGGACCGTGTTAAATCTACCGTCCGTCGTCGACCGAAACACCTCCCAGCGCAGTCGTTCCACCGTCTCCCGATGTATTCGAACATGCGAAATATATCGATTTGACAATCATTCGTGCCCTGTCTGCCCGGTCGACACAGCAGTCGGCGGCGCACACTGATCTGTCGGTACCTCGTGGCCGTTTAGTCGCTACGTCACGGAGTCCCGGCGACTTCGGCCGCTGGAATCGCGCCATCGAACCGGACTTTCCGTTTCGTCTTTTCGAATCTCTCGGTCGGTCGAAACACGCAGTGAGCCTGTCTTGCCGGACGTGCCGCCCCGGAAGCTATAGTAACAATTGAAACGATTTACACATCGATCGCACTGCAGTCGTGCGATCGGATGTGTATTGATTTTCAATGGCTACTATAGGCAGAGCGGTTGTCACAGCCGATACGGCAATTTTATTCGAGCGGCGCAAGAACTGGTGACTAATGACACGGGCAAAAACGGACTCGGTCCGGGCGACGCAGACCTCGCTGGCGGTACTCTCGGGTATCAAAGACCTCGGGGGAAGTGCCACACTGGTCGAACTCGCCGACTCGCTGGAGCCAGCCAAGAGTACGATATACAAACACTTGGTGACGCTGGAAGACGAGGGACTCGTGGTGGAACGGAACGGCGAGTATCGAATCGGGCTTCGATGGCTGGAGTTCGGCGGGATGGCACAGCGCTACGACGGCATCTACGAGGTTGCAAAGCCCGAGGTCAGACGGATGGCCGTCGAGACCGGCGAACTGGCGAACCTGATGATCGAAGAGCAGGGCTACGGCATCTACATCCATACGTCCAGTGGCGACCAGGCGGTCGCGCTCGATACCCGCCTCGGGAAGCGCATCCACCTCCACAAGACCGCCATCGGCAAGGCGCTCCTGTCGAGTTTCGACGACGAGCGGGTCGCGGAAATCATCGAGACTCGCGGGCTGCCGGCCGAGACAGACAACACCATCACAGACCGCGAGACGCTGTTCGCGGAGCTGGAGACGATCCGAGAACGGGGCGTTGCCGACGACACTGAGGAACGGGTCGACGGGACCGGGTGTGTCGGAGTTCCCATCGATACCGGCGACCGCCGCGAGGCCGCCATCAGCATCACCGCACCCATCAATCGGTTGCAGTCCCCGGGCCGCAAGGCCCAACTCATCGACACGGTACAGCAGGCTGCTAACGTCATCGAGGTCAATCTGGCCCACGAGTAACCGCTCTGGTTGCGTTCACAGCAGCTCGGTCGCTCTCTATCGCCGATGGCTGTCTGCTATCGGGGTCACTCTAATACCAGTACAGTTGTTATTCCACAGTCGAGTGCGGTACTCACGGTGGATACGCTGGACTGCATCAGGGAGAGCCACTATACACTCGGTGCTTCCATATGACCCCAGTTCCAGATCGTTGCTTTCGTTAGCAGTAGTTTTTCTCCCTACTTTGTAAAGATATATCCGAAATATGGACTTAAAGTAGTGATTTGAAGTTCTTTTGAGGTGCGTTATAGACGCATATATGGTCAAATTGTTACGTATTCGCGAAATACGCTCAAAGGAGTCTTTCGAGTGTTGACGTAAGCATAGTCTCTCCCAGATATGCGTCTACACATACGTGCCGACGTACCCGTGGCTATCTCGAGTGCCAGAAACAGTGCTCAAAGACCGTCAACTGTGGTTACAAGCCCATTCCTTCGAGGAGCGACCCCTCACCGGTGTCGCAGACTTATCGCGAGGAGAGCGAAGTACGTGATGAGTCCCCAGCACGCCGCGGCGACGACGATTGGACCCACGAAAGCGGCGAGGCCGCCAGCACACGCCAGGAGCCCGACTGCCGAACCGGTCCGCACACCACGGCGCTCCCACAGCGACGACACGGGCGTTTCGAACACGAACAACGCCTCGACAGCGAGTGCCCCGGCCACGCCGACGGCGACGGCGACCCCGGACCAGAGTGTCTCGAGCGTGGCGGTCCAGCGCAGAGACGCGAGGAGGACCAGCCCACACAACAGCGCAAACCCGGCATCGCGTCGGTAGCTGGGCACAGAGACGGTACACGCTGGAGCCAGAAAGCGATGCTGCCGGCGGCGGGACGCTCGCGGCTACCCCAAGTACAAAGACACTGTCAATCGCAGTGAACCTATGCACCATCCTGGACCGCCGCGGTTCGTGGCGACGGGTGACGAGATCGAACTCGCGCCCCGCGACCCGGACCCGACAGCGACATACAGATGGCACATCGCGCGTGCGCCAGTACAGTCCACTGCCACGCTCGGTGACGACCCGGTCGAACAGTTCGTCCCCGACACGCCGGGCAGATACACTATTCGCCTCAACGCGCCGGACGGCAAGCACGACCTCACTGTCCGCGCATTTCCGGGGCAAGTCGAATCGAGCGGCGCACACTCTTCTGGACGCTCCGGTCGCTCAGGCGGTCGAAGCGGTGGCGTCTCCGGCGGACAGAGCGGCTCCGGCCGAAGCGGCAGTGGCGAGTACACCCAGACTGGGGACGGCAGCGATGGCGACGGTGGCGGCGGCCGGCCCCGCCTGACACTGCGGCCGGAAATCGAGGGCGACGAGGCTGTGGTTCAGGCGGACTGCAGTCCCCATCCGGAGGGGTCCGAGAGGGCCGCCGACCTCGCCGTCGAGTTCCTGCTGGACGACCGCGACGACATCGACGCTGACGCGGTGACCCGCGACGGGACGGACCTCCGGATTCCACTGGCCGCGC contains the following coding sequences:
- the aceB gene encoding malate synthase AceB is translated as MSVTRHYDREFVRTFFTSPTAVDGEEDSAKMLRSAGQLRGLQAPDVWVPDNEDATAPNMREEGVENIIDVVSEQGADFPGEIHPRVVWHRESPSTRYQGFQQMLEIADPENGAVEHIDGFVIPEVGDIDDWKKADEFFTIIENEHGLEEGSLSMSVIVESGEAELAMGDLRDEMGKPSNNLERMFLLVDGEVDYTKDMRAMTPTGELPPWPELRHNTSRGASAAGLIAVDGPYDDIRDVEGYRERMQDNRAKGMTGIWSLTPGQVVEANTAPLPPKTGSWLLEAGGQEVELEAQDGKQVYDGDDLSLEADGDGGYVMRAGGERLELDEDELTEELLDRTAYIPSMNDIVDSMEEFEAAKEAGKGAIAMTQAATLVIDGVEVEVSKDRMWDEATYQAAQTPITLFQDVYEHRPDQHEELEEMYGADVVERATAVGN
- a CDS encoding VOC family protein, with amino-acid sequence MGSARILHMCLNVADATESIAFYEQFGFEESWQFTTPDGETTNYYVADDNGVELQLSETEGETSFEMGDGWDHLALGVDDVDATVDRIDHHGVVKEPGPQPEAGAYTAFVADPDGHHVELIEPLED
- a CDS encoding IclR family transcriptional regulator, with translation MTRAKTDSVRATQTSLAVLSGIKDLGGSATLVELADSLEPAKSTIYKHLVTLEDEGLVVERNGEYRIGLRWLEFGGMAQRYDGIYEVAKPEVRRMAVETGELANLMIEEQGYGIYIHTSSGDQAVALDTRLGKRIHLHKTAIGKALLSSFDDERVAEIIETRGLPAETDNTITDRETLFAELETIRERGVADDTEERVDGTGCVGVPIDTGDRREAAISITAPINRLQSPGRKAQLIDTVQQAANVIEVNLAHE